From Marmota flaviventris isolate mMarFla1 unplaced genomic scaffold, mMarFla1.hap1 Scaffold_44, whole genome shotgun sequence, the proteins below share one genomic window:
- the LOC114080254 gene encoding LOW QUALITY PROTEIN: neuronal acetylcholine receptor subunit alpha-2-like (The sequence of the model RefSeq protein was modified relative to this genomic sequence to represent the inferred CDS: inserted 1 base in 1 codon): protein MIWIPGIVLYNNADGEFVVTHMTTAHLFSMGTVHWLPPXIYRSSCSIDVTFFPFNQQNCKIKSGSWTYDKAKIYLEPMEQMVDLKDYWESGEWAIINATGTYNSKKYDCCAEIYPDVTYAFVIRRLPLFYTINLIIPCLLISCLTVLVFHLPSDCGEKITLCISVLLSLTGEYLLFTMIFVTLSIVITVFFVLNVHHSSPSTHSIPRWVRVALLGHVPRWLLMNRPPLEPHDSPGLKLGPSCYWLETNMDAEEREEAEEEEEEKGRWVCAGCPAPSMGIIYGHRCLNPQTSGPRAEAPSGEPEILLSPCIQKALEGMHYIADHLQSEDADSLVREDWKCVAMVIDRIFLWLFIIVCFLGTLGLFLPPFLAGMI, encoded by the exons ATGATCTGGATCCCTGGCATTGTCCTTTACAACAA TGCAGATGGGGAGTTTGTGGTGACCCACATGACCACAGCGCATCTCTTCTCCATGGGCACTGTGCACTGGTTGCCCC ACATTTACAGGAGCTCCTGCAGCATCGACGTCACCTTCTTCCCCTTCAACCAGCAGAATTGTAAAATAAAGTCTGGCTCCTGGACCTATGACAAGGCCAAGATCTACCTGGAGCCAATGGAGCAGATGGTGGACCTGAAGGACTACTGGGAGAGTGGCGAGTGGGCCATCATAAATGCCACGGGCACCTACAACAGCAAGAAGTACGACTGCTGCGCCGAGATCTACCCTGATGTCACCTACGCCTTTGTCATCCGCCGGCTGCCGCTCTTCTACACCATCAACCTCATCATCCCCTGCCTGCTCATCTCCTGCCTCACCGTGCTGGTCTTCCACCTGCCCTCTGACTGTGGCGAGAAGATCACGCTGTGCATCTCCGTGCTGCTCTCACTGACCGGCGAGTACCTGCTCTTCACTATGATCTTCGTCACCCTCTCCATCGTCATCACCGTCTTCTTCGTGCTCAACGTGCACCACAGCTCCCCCAGCACCCACAGCATACCCCGCTGGGTGCGGGTGGCCCTGCTGGGACATGTGCCCCGGTGGCTGCTGATGAACCGGCCTCCTTTGGAGCCACACGACTCCCCAGGCCTGAAACTCGGCCCATCTTGTTACTGGTTGGAGACCAACATGGAcgcagaggagagagaggaggcagaggaggaggaggaggagaaaggcagATGGGTGTGTGCAGGCTGCCCAGCCCCCTCCATGGGTATCATCTATGGCCACAGATGCCTGAACCCACAGACCTCAGGGCCCAGGGCCGAGGCTCCCTCTGGGGAGCCTGAGATCTTGCTGTCACCTTGCATACAGAAAGCCTTGGAAGGTATGCACTATATTGCTGACCACCTGCAGTCTGAGGATGCTGACTCTTTG GTGAGAGAAGACTGGAAGTGTGTTGCCATGGTCATCGACAGGATCTTCCTCTGGCTCTTTATCATCGTCTGCTTCCTGGGAACCCTGGGGCTCTTTCTGCCTCCGTTCCTGGCTGGAATGATCTGA